From the Kitasatospora atroaurantiaca genome, the window GGTCCCGCTGCAACCGCCGAACCAGCACTCCGTGCCGAAGTTGATCGCGTCCATGGCGCCGTTGCCGTCGGCCTTGTGGTCGATCTCCGTGTTGCCGTAGTCGAAGCAGCAGCCGCCGTTGACGTGGGTGCCGCTGGTGACCATGTACTCGCCCTCGGGCGAGCTGCCCGTGGGCACGCCCCCGGCGGGGTTGTAGGCGAAGTAGCTGTTGCCGGGGTTGATGTAGAGCGCGTACGCCTTCCGGCCGCCCACGCTCAGCGCCTCCGTGTTCGCAACGGCCGCCGAGTCGGCGCCGCCGGTCCCGCCGGGTCCTTGGTAGACCAAGGTGTTGCCGCCGCCTGTCTGGTCGTAGACCCGGGTGATGGTGCAGGCGGTACCCGCACAGAAGGAGTCCTGCGCCCCGGCGTCGGCGACGCCTCCGGCGGCGAGCATCCCGATGTCCTGCAACCTGCCGTCCGAGGTCCGCTGCACCTGGTACAGCGGCCCGCTGTAGGAGGCGAACAGCGCACGGGTGGTGCTGTGCGCCGCGACGCACGGCGTTCCGCCTGCGGCGTAGATGTCGCACGGGCCCTGGGTGGCGGCCTGGGAGGCGGTGGCCCCGCCGACGAGTAGGCCGGCGACCAGCACGGCTGTCGTCCCCGCAGCCGGCAGCGCCCGCCGGATGCGGCGCAGCCACGATCGCATGGACATGGGTGGAACTCCTTCGCAGGGTGGGGAAGGAAGATCGCGGCCAATAATGTTAACGCTAACAATTTTGGCCTCGGAAGGGTGCGCGCAGGGTTGAAATGGACACCGCCATCGCGCTGCAACGCCCATCAATATGGCCAGAGTTCGAGACGACGTCAAGATGTCGCGCACGACGGAGAGTTGGCTTCGAGATGTTGAGTCACGAAGCACAAGAGAACGCACCTGCCAAGCCCGCATCGCCGAGGTGGCATGACGTGCGATGGGTCAGCCCTACCGCGACCACCTGCGCCGACGGCGGCCGAGAACCCCGAAGCGCTTCGCTCGACTGCTCCGTGCCCGGGCTTTCACGCCCACGGGAGGGCTTCTCCCGAATGCAAGTGCTCGCTCAGCCACAGCGCGGTGTTGCTGACGTGCATCAACGCGGCGGCCTGGCTGAGGGAGGCGTCGCGGATCGACAGCGCTCGGAAGATCGCCTCGTGCTCGGCGATGGTCCGGTCCGAGGCCTGGGCGTCGACCAGACCGCGCCAGGTGCGGGCGCGCAGCGTGCGCCCGGAGATGCCCTCCAGGAGGGTGAGCAGGGTCTCGTTGCCCGTGGCCGCGATGACGGCACGGTGGAACGCGGCGTCGTGGGCGTTGAGCAGTTCCACGTCGTCATGCGCTTCGCGCATGGCCTCCAGGTGCCGCTCTACCTCGGCCAGCTGCTCGTCGGAGATCCGGGTTGCGGCCAGAGACGTGGCGACCGGTTCCAGGAGTCGCCGTACCTCGATGAGATCCTGCACCGCGGCGGAATCGCCCTGCAGCAGCTCCACCGCGCCGCCGAGCCCCTCGAGGAGCAGGCTCGGCTGGAGGCTGGTCACGTAGGTGCCGTCGCCCCGTCGGACCTCCAGGATCCGGGCGACGGCCAACGCCTTCACGGCCTCCCGGGCGAGATTGCGGGAGAGGCCGAGCTGGGCGGCCAGCTCCGGCTCCGGGGGGAGCTTCGAGCCCGGTGGCAGCGCTCCGCTGCGGATCAGCTCCCGGATCTGCGTGATCGCCTTGTCCGTCAGAGACACCGCGCACTCCTTCCGGTCCTGTTCGTGACGGGCACGTCCGACCTGATGAGTTCCCGGGCGCGGAGATCCTCCCAGAGAGCCTCGGGGATGTGCTGACGGTGGAGATCCACGTTCCGTCCGACCTGTTCCGCCGTCCGCATGCCGAGGGTGACGTTGATGATACTGGGATGGCTGTACGGGAACGCGACCGCTGCAGCGGGCAACGTCGTTCCGTGCGCCGCGCAGACCTCGGCGATCGCCAGGGCGCGGGCGACGACGGCCGGGGGAGCTTCCCGGTAGTCGTACGTCATGCCCTGCGCCGGCCGGTCGCGGGAGAGCAGTCCCGAGTTGAACACACCGACGGCCACCACGCTCTTGCCGAGTGCCCGCGCGGCGGGCAGGACGTCGTCGAGGGCGGACTGGTCGAGGAGGGTGTAGCGACCCGCGAGCATCACCACGTCGGCCGGGGTCTCGCGCAGGAAGCGGGCGAGCATGGCCGACTGGTTCATTCCTGCGCCGATCGCGCCGACCACTCCCTGATCACGCAGCTCCGCCAGGGCCGGCATGGCCTCGTCGGCGGCCTGCCTCCAGTGGTCGTCGGGGTCGTGCAGGTAGACGACGTCCAGGCGGTCCAGGCCAGTGCGTTCCAAGGTCGCCTCGATGGAGCGGAGCACTCCGTCACGGCTGAAGTCCCACTGCCTGCGAAGGTCGTCCGGCACCACGAAACCTTCGCTGTCGAGCCCGTGCGGCCGCTCGTTGGGGACGAGCAGGCGGCCGACCTTGGAGGAGACGACGTACGCGTCGCGCGGACGGTCCCGCAGGACGGCTCCCAGACGTCGCTCGGACAGGCCGAGCCCGTAGTGCGGCGCCGTGTCGAAGTACCGGATGCCGGACTCCCAGGCCGCCTCGATCGCGGCCTGTGCGTCGTGAGGAGGGGTGACGCGGTAGAGGTTGCCTATCACGGAGGCCCCGAAGCCCAGTTCGGTGAGCTCGACGGAAGTGTTCATGATCTTCCGGCGGGCCATGGTCCGTTGTGTCAACTGCGTTCCTCCTGGTGTGCGGTTCGGTGCGACGGCCGAGGGACCCGGCGCGGGGCATGCGTCAGCTCGGTGGCGGAGGCGACGCGGCACCGACGGCCGGATCGGTGGTCATCGGCCGAGCCAGCCGCCGTCGACGGGTAGGACGGTGCCGTGGATGTAGGCGGCGGCGTCGGAGGCGAGGAAGACGGTGGCGCCGGCGAGGTCGTCGGCGCGGCCCCAGCGTCCGGCCGGGATCCGTTCCGGGATCGCCTTGCTGCGCGCCGGATCGGCCTGCAGCGCCTGGGTGTTGTCGGTGGCGATGTAGCCGGGCGCGATGGCGTTGACGTTGACGCCGTGCCCGGCCCACTCGTTGGCCAGGGCCTTGGTCAGCCCGGCGACGCCGTGCTTGGCCGCGGTGTAGCCGGGCACCGTGATGCCGCCCTGGAAGCTGAGCAGCGACGCGGTGAAGATGATCTTGCCGTGGCCGCGGGCCAGCATGGCCGCGCCGACCGCGCGGGACAGTGCGAAACTGGGCGCTCAGGTTGACCTGGAGTACCTGGTCCCAGTCGTCGTCGGGGTGTTGGGCGGCGGGTGCGCGGCGGATGGTGCCGGCGTTGTTGACCAGGATGTCCACCGGCCGTTCGCGGCCGGCGAGGTCCGTGCCCAGGGCGCGGACGGCGTGCGGGTCGGCGAAGTCGGTGCGGATCGCCTCGAAGGTGCGGCCCGCGGCGAGCACGTCCTGCTCGACGTCGCTGCCGGTCTCCTCCAGGTTGGCGCTGACGCCGATCACGTCCGCGCCGGC encodes:
- a CDS encoding aldo/keto reductase, yielding MARRKIMNTSVELTELGFGASVIGNLYRVTPPHDAQAAIEAAWESGIRYFDTAPHYGLGLSERRLGAVLRDRPRDAYVVSSKVGRLLVPNERPHGLDSEGFVVPDDLRRQWDFSRDGVLRSIEATLERTGLDRLDVVYLHDPDDHWRQAADEAMPALAELRDQGVVGAIGAGMNQSAMLARFLRETPADVVMLAGRYTLLDQSALDDVLPAARALGKSVVAVGVFNSGLLSRDRPAQGMTYDYREAPPAVVARALAIAEVCAAHGTTLPAAAVAFPYSHPSIINVTLGMRTAEQVGRNVDLHRQHIPEALWEDLRARELIRSDVPVTNRTGRSARCL
- a CDS encoding FadR/GntR family transcriptional regulator, which gives rise to MSLTDKAITQIRELIRSGALPPGSKLPPEPELAAQLGLSRNLAREAVKALAVARILEVRRGDGTYVTSLQPSLLLEGLGGAVELLQGDSAAVQDLIEVRRLLEPVATSLAATRISDEQLAEVERHLEAMREAHDDVELLNAHDAAFHRAVIAATGNETLLTLLEGISGRTLRARTWRGLVDAQASDRTIAEHEAIFRALSIRDASLSQAAALMHVSNTALWLSEHLHSGEALPWA